A genomic segment from Desulfurella amilsii encodes:
- the tatC gene encoding twin-arginine translocase subunit TatC yields MKKNPNNMTLLEHLEELRLRIIYVTIVLGILALITFHFSLRILQFILKPLIKVLPPTSHVIFTGITEAFWVRMEVSLYAAVLFGLPYIFYHIWMFVHPGLTKKEKKIVLPFIFFATVFFLIGCVFAYKVILPIGLKFLVNYGGKEMSAMPSIKQYVSFFLRICFAFGLIFEMPVVSYILAKADVINAKWLIKKWDYAILGAFIVAAVLAPPDVLSQFLMAIPMILLYVVSIGVVYIAQKPKKEDED; encoded by the coding sequence ATGAAGAAAAACCCAAATAACATGACTTTGCTTGAGCACTTAGAAGAGCTCAGGCTAAGGATTATTTATGTAACAATTGTTCTTGGTATATTAGCTCTTATAACATTTCACTTTTCACTTCGTATACTGCAGTTCATACTAAAGCCACTTATAAAGGTTTTGCCTCCTACAAGCCATGTGATTTTTACAGGTATAACGGAAGCTTTTTGGGTTAGGATGGAAGTTTCTTTGTATGCTGCTGTGCTTTTTGGTTTGCCGTATATTTTTTATCATATATGGATGTTTGTGCATCCAGGTTTAACAAAAAAGGAAAAAAAGATTGTTTTGCCATTTATTTTTTTTGCCACTGTGTTTTTTTTGATAGGCTGTGTTTTTGCTTATAAAGTTATACTACCAATTGGTTTAAAGTTTTTAGTTAATTATGGTGGGAAGGAAATGTCTGCTATGCCTAGCATTAAGCAATATGTGTCGTTTTTTTTAAGGATTTGTTTTGCGTTTGGGTTAATTTTTGAGATGCCCGTTGTTAGCTATATTTTAGCAAAAGCCGATGTAATTAACGCAAAATGGCTAATAAAAAAATGGGATTATGCGATACTTGGCGCTTTTATAGTAGCTGCAGTGCTTGCCCCACCAGATGTATTATCTCAATTTTTGATGGCTATACCTATGATTTTGTTATATGTGGT
- a CDS encoding twin-arginine translocase TatA/TatE family subunit — MFGISDGELLVILFILIVIVGPRRLPELAREFAKFYKAFIKAYEQAKSDIKQNIDIDNEYVEDFKKIRDLKNMTSFKNIKNIKDIKDINPAEKIKNEWKSLIEEAKKEQEPKKTQSDEEKPK; from the coding sequence ATGTTTGGTATATCCGATGGCGAATTACTTGTAATATTGTTTATATTAATTGTTATTGTAGGGCCAAGGCGTTTGCCTGAGCTAGCAAGGGAATTTGCCAAATTTTACAAAGCCTTTATTAAGGCTTACGAGCAAGCAAAAAGCGATATAAAACAAAACATAGATATAGATAACGAGTATGTAGAAGATTTCAAAAAAATAAGAGATCTAAAAAATATGACAAGTTTCAAAAATATCAAAAATATCAAAGATATCAAAGATATAAATCCAGCAGAAAAGATTAAAAACGAATGGAAAAGTTTAATAGAAGAAGCCAAGAAAGAACAAGAGCCCAAAAAAACACAATCAGATGAAGAAAAACCCAAATAA
- the rpmB gene encoding 50S ribosomal protein L28 produces the protein MSRKCEICGKSVHVGNNVSHSNRKTKKVWYPNLQKVKVLQNGKPKKMIVCTTCLKSGKVEKVI, from the coding sequence ATGTCAAGGAAGTGCGAAATTTGTGGAAAAAGCGTTCATGTTGGAAACAATGTTAGCCACTCTAACAGAAAAACCAAAAAAGTATGGTACCCAAATCTTCAAAAGGTTAAAGTTTTGCAAAATGGCAAACCAAAAAAGATGATTGTTTGCACAACATGTTTAAAATCTGGTAAAGTTGAAAAAGTAATATAA
- the topA gene encoding type I DNA topoisomerase, which produces MNLVIVESPAKAKTISRFLGKGYEVMASYGHIRDLPKNNFGVDIEHSFKPKYTILKDKKPIVEKIKTLSEQSNKVYIATDEDREGEAIGYHIVEAGKIPKDKVERIVFHEITKEAILNALKNPRNIDLLMVYSQESRRILDRIVGYKLSPLLAKKIRRGLSAGRVQSVALKLAVEREEEIKNFVKKEYWTLHLVFSDKNNQVESILISIDNVELDKFYINNAALAKDIKTQIEKEQFIVESITKKTVVRKPKPPYITSTLQQEASTILGFPPKKTMKIAQKLYEGVSLQKERMGLITYMRTDSLNVASQAQEEALDIIKKFYGHSYAPKQQNIYKTKSKTAQEAHEAIRPTKPSLLPDMAKEHLSDDEYKLYSLIWKKFMASQAASAKINTISIIFSSNRFKSKANFNELVFDGYLKIWDLSDNDFQKAPNFKQNDSVKLKDVVEKQHFTEPPPRYTEASLIKTLESYGIGRPSTYATIIDTILEREYVVLNDKKFYPTEIGVIVSKSLDNFFKDIINVDFTAKLEEDLDNVAKNKVDKTKLLENFYEKFRLMLDKAYQEMDSIKPKDEPTNKVCELCGSPMVIRQGRFGRFLACSNYPKCKNTKSLNEETVDIICDKCGSKMVVKHSKKGSKFLACSNYPNCKNTIPYPTGLKCPLCGGDLVEKSSKRGKFYGCSNYPTCKFTIKGNIINKKCPKCGYGLFKVLKDTLKCANPNCDYKEVIEKEELEKL; this is translated from the coding sequence ATGAACTTAGTTATAGTAGAATCGCCAGCAAAAGCTAAAACCATATCGCGCTTCTTGGGTAAAGGTTATGAAGTCATGGCCTCTTATGGGCATATTAGGGATTTGCCAAAGAATAATTTTGGCGTTGATATTGAACATAGTTTTAAACCAAAGTATACAATTTTAAAAGACAAAAAGCCTATTGTTGAAAAAATTAAAACACTAAGCGAACAGTCAAATAAAGTTTACATAGCTACAGATGAAGATAGAGAAGGTGAAGCTATTGGTTATCATATTGTTGAAGCTGGCAAAATCCCGAAAGATAAGGTTGAGCGCATTGTTTTTCACGAAATTACAAAAGAAGCAATTTTAAATGCCTTAAAAAACCCACGAAACATTGACCTTCTGATGGTATATTCTCAAGAGTCAAGGCGAATTTTAGATAGAATTGTTGGTTACAAACTATCTCCGCTCTTGGCAAAAAAAATAAGACGTGGGCTTTCTGCTGGAAGGGTGCAATCTGTCGCATTGAAACTGGCTGTAGAAAGAGAAGAAGAAATAAAAAATTTTGTAAAAAAAGAATACTGGACGCTGCATTTGGTTTTTTCAGATAAGAACAATCAGGTTGAATCTATTTTAATCAGCATAGACAATGTTGAATTAGATAAATTTTACATCAATAATGCTGCTTTAGCAAAGGATATAAAAACTCAAATTGAAAAAGAGCAATTTATCGTAGAAAGTATAACAAAAAAAACAGTTGTAAGAAAACCAAAGCCACCATACATCACAAGCACTCTGCAGCAAGAAGCTTCCACGATTTTAGGGTTTCCTCCAAAAAAGACTATGAAAATAGCTCAAAAGCTCTATGAGGGTGTGAGTTTACAAAAAGAACGCATGGGCCTTATCACATACATGAGAACCGATTCACTAAATGTGGCAAGCCAAGCGCAAGAGGAAGCTTTAGATATCATTAAAAAATTTTATGGACACTCGTATGCGCCAAAACAACAAAACATTTACAAAACCAAATCAAAAACAGCTCAAGAAGCGCACGAAGCCATAAGACCTACAAAGCCATCTTTATTGCCAGATATGGCAAAGGAACACTTAAGCGATGATGAGTACAAACTATACAGCCTAATTTGGAAAAAATTTATGGCAAGTCAAGCTGCAAGCGCAAAAATAAATACAATTAGTATAATTTTTTCTTCCAACCGTTTTAAATCAAAAGCAAACTTCAATGAACTTGTTTTTGATGGTTACTTAAAAATCTGGGATTTATCGGACAATGATTTCCAAAAAGCACCGAATTTTAAGCAAAACGACAGTGTTAAGCTCAAAGATGTGGTAGAAAAACAGCATTTTACCGAACCACCACCAAGGTATACAGAAGCAAGTCTTATAAAAACACTTGAATCATACGGTATTGGCAGGCCTTCTACATATGCTACTATAATTGATACAATTTTAGAAAGAGAGTATGTAGTCCTAAATGATAAAAAATTTTACCCAACAGAGATTGGAGTGATAGTTTCAAAATCATTGGATAATTTCTTTAAAGATATTATAAATGTAGATTTTACAGCAAAACTTGAGGAAGACTTAGATAACGTAGCCAAAAACAAGGTAGATAAGACTAAATTGTTAGAAAATTTTTATGAAAAATTTCGCTTGATGCTTGACAAAGCTTATCAAGAAATGGATAGCATAAAGCCCAAAGATGAACCTACCAATAAGGTATGTGAACTTTGCGGCTCACCAATGGTTATAAGACAAGGTCGCTTTGGCAGGTTTCTTGCATGCTCAAATTATCCCAAGTGTAAAAACACAAAGTCATTAAACGAAGAAACAGTCGACATAATTTGCGATAAATGTGGTTCAAAAATGGTTGTTAAGCATTCAAAAAAAGGTTCTAAGTTTCTTGCATGCTCAAACTACCCTAATTGTAAAAACACAATCCCGTATCCTACCGGATTGAAGTGTCCTTTGTGTGGTGGAGATTTAGTTGAGAAATCTTCAAAACGCGGAAAATTTTACGGTTGTAGCAATTATCCTACTTGTAAATTCACTATCAAAGGTAATATTATTAATAAAAAATGCCCAAAATGTGGTTATGGACTGTTTAAGGTTTTAAAGGATACACTAAAATGCGCAAACCCAAATTGCGATTATAAAGAGGTCATTGAAAAAGAAGAACTTGAAAAATTGTAG
- the dprA gene encoding DNA-processing protein DprA, with amino-acid sequence MLQRSEILAALSNSNIMVKDLKNFSCVEELYKKSNIKIDPKKIDADLAYIEKNGITIIGYFDENYPKNLKNIDYPPIVLFAKGHFDPSKLFFSIVGTRYPSGYGEKCAQLFSKELALANFSIVSGLARGIDSIAHRSCLQNGGYSVGVLGCGIDIVYPRENRALFELMIQNGAIISEFAISTPPSAYNFPRRNRIITGLSEGLLVVEADIKSGSLISAKYALTQSKPVFSIPGEIFSKRSYGTNQLIKDGAYFTQEPSDIIFYFYKEIKKVLNKESNNQKELVLTDKEACILDVLEGEMSLDEIAEKINFSIDEVVSIMFDLEVKGVIKRLDFDRVRKL; translated from the coding sequence TTGTTGCAAAGAAGTGAGATTTTAGCTGCACTTTCAAACTCAAATATTATGGTAAAAGATTTAAAAAATTTTTCATGCGTAGAAGAATTGTACAAGAAAAGTAACATAAAAATTGATCCAAAAAAAATAGACGCTGATTTAGCCTATATTGAAAAAAACGGTATTACTATAATTGGCTATTTTGATGAAAATTACCCAAAAAATTTAAAAAATATAGATTATCCACCAATTGTTTTATTTGCAAAAGGTCATTTTGATCCTTCGAAATTGTTTTTTTCCATAGTTGGTACAAGGTATCCTTCTGGCTATGGCGAAAAATGCGCCCAATTGTTTTCAAAAGAGCTTGCTTTGGCTAATTTTTCTATTGTGAGTGGTTTAGCTCGAGGTATCGATAGCATTGCGCACAGAAGTTGCCTTCAGAATGGCGGCTATAGTGTTGGCGTGTTAGGCTGTGGTATAGATATAGTCTATCCAAGAGAAAATCGGGCTCTATTTGAGTTAATGATTCAAAATGGTGCTATAATCAGCGAGTTTGCAATTTCAACTCCGCCTAGTGCGTACAATTTTCCAAGAAGAAACAGAATAATTACAGGTTTAAGCGAAGGTTTGTTGGTAGTTGAAGCTGATATAAAAAGCGGCTCATTAATTAGTGCTAAGTATGCGTTAACACAGTCAAAACCAGTATTTTCTATACCAGGTGAAATTTTTTCTAAAAGAAGTTATGGGACAAATCAGCTTATAAAAGATGGAGCATATTTTACGCAGGAGCCTTCAGATATAATTTTTTATTTTTACAAAGAAATAAAAAAAGTGCTAAACAAAGAAAGTAACAATCAAAAAGAATTAGTTTTAACAGATAAAGAAGCCTGTATTTTAGATGTCTTAGAAGGTGAGATGAGTTTGGATGAGATTGCTGAAAAGATAAATTTTTCAATAGACGAGGTAGTATCTATAATGTTTGATTTGGAAGTTAAAGGCGTTATTAAAAGACTCGATTTTGATAGGGTGCGAAAGTTATGA
- a CDS encoding class I SAM-dependent methyltransferase codes for MKSLSKVEVKGLEALFYDELISLVSGFTYKKFLTQVINDMNIRQNQSILDFGCGSAMALCNFLTHTKGQIIGLDIGKTMLYRAYKKCKYYKNVKIFKHDIRKKTPFLVDKVFISFVLHGFEPKDREKIINSAYANLKQNGEFCILDYNEFDYYNKPLLFKKLFDHFECPLAVDFINIPIKEILRSVGFSGFYEYYYYRGLVRLLVAKK; via the coding sequence ATGAAAAGTTTAAGTAAAGTTGAGGTAAAAGGGCTAGAAGCGCTATTTTACGATGAGCTTATTAGCTTAGTTAGTGGTTTTACATATAAAAAATTTCTCACTCAAGTTATAAATGATATGAATATAAGACAAAATCAGTCAATTTTGGATTTTGGTTGTGGTTCTGCTATGGCACTTTGCAATTTTTTAACCCACACAAAAGGGCAGATTATTGGTTTAGATATTGGAAAAACAATGCTTTATAGAGCCTACAAAAAATGCAAATATTATAAAAATGTAAAAATATTTAAACACGATATCAGAAAAAAGACGCCTTTTTTAGTAGATAAAGTGTTTATATCGTTTGTGTTGCATGGTTTTGAGCCAAAAGATAGAGAGAAAATAATAAACAGCGCTTACGCCAACTTAAAACAAAATGGTGAGTTTTGCATACTAGATTACAATGAATTTGATTATTACAATAAACCACTATTGTTTAAAAAACTATTTGACCATTTTGAGTGTCCTTTGGCTGTTGATTTTATAAACATTCCAATTAAAGAAATATTAAGAAGTGTCGGCTTTAGCGGTTTTTATGAATATTATTACTATAGGGGTCTTGTGAGGTTGCTTGTTGCAAAGAAGTGA
- a CDS encoding YkgJ family cysteine cluster protein has translation MCKKHLDFSYSFDDSYCKICKGYCCRGDGYVFLTQSDIEDIAAYLNLEKEQFLQTYTGKFYDKVTLANIKVNGEYTCCFLDKEGLCEIYPKRPIQCRTFPFWESMKNFSLEDLNQLCPAILKK, from the coding sequence ATGTGTAAAAAACATCTAGATTTTAGTTACAGTTTTGATGATAGCTACTGTAAAATATGCAAAGGTTACTGCTGCAGAGGCGATGGCTATGTATTTTTGACGCAAAGCGATATAGAAGATATTGCTGCTTACTTGAATTTGGAAAAAGAACAATTTTTACAAACCTATACGGGAAAATTTTACGATAAAGTTACCCTTGCAAACATCAAAGTAAATGGTGAGTATACGTGTTGTTTTTTAGATAAAGAAGGCTTATGTGAAATTTACCCCAAAAGACCTATTCAATGCAGGACTTTTCCTTTTTGGGAGAGTATGAAAAATTTCAGTCTTGAAGATTTAAATCAACTCTGCCCTGCGATTCTAAAAAAATAG
- the nth gene encoding endonuclease III produces the protein MNEIVQRVIEHYKDPKLELEYSNPFELLIALILSARCLDKTTNKITKDFFKRFKTPCDVAQSSIEEINEFISSCSMHNAKAKNIFELSNILCKKFNNTVINDFEELTKLPGVGEKTANILLAFGFGEPAVGVDTHVARVCKRLGISKNENPKEVEEAIKAICDRKYWINFFSGLILHGRYVCTARLAHCDSCFLSDVCVKNI, from the coding sequence ATGAACGAGATAGTTCAGCGTGTAATCGAGCATTACAAAGATCCAAAACTAGAACTTGAGTACTCAAACCCATTTGAGCTGCTTATAGCGCTGATTTTGTCTGCACGATGTTTGGATAAAACAACAAACAAGATAACAAAGGATTTTTTTAAGCGCTTTAAAACACCCTGTGATGTAGCACAATCAAGTATTGAAGAAATCAATGAATTTATATCATCTTGCAGCATGCACAACGCAAAGGCAAAAAATATTTTTGAGTTGTCAAATATTCTTTGTAAAAAGTTTAATAATACTGTTATCAATGATTTTGAAGAGCTTACAAAATTGCCTGGCGTTGGCGAAAAAACAGCCAATATCCTGCTTGCGTTTGGTTTTGGTGAGCCAGCAGTCGGCGTAGATACGCATGTGGCACGTGTTTGCAAAAGGCTTGGTATATCAAAAAACGAAAACCCAAAAGAAGTAGAAGAGGCTATTAAAGCAATATGCGATAGAAAGTATTGGATAAACTTTTTTTCTGGTTTGATTTTGCATGGCAGGTATGTTTGTACGGCTAGGCTTGCACACTGCGACAGTTGCTTTTTAAGCGATGTATGTGTAAAAAACATCTAG
- a CDS encoding molybdenum cofactor biosynthesis protein MoaE, with translation MKMPSIDEIVKKIKQKSNPENLGMILIHNGIVRKTSKDGSKIVKEMLLSYDKELLDKKIEELKDLPGIVEVLAFINEGRLKVGDDIMLVVVAGDRRSNVLKPFEDFIEFIKKNIVREQE, from the coding sequence ATGAAGATGCCCAGTATTGATGAGATTGTAAAAAAAATAAAACAGAAAAGTAATCCCGAAAATCTTGGTATGATTTTAATACATAACGGAATTGTAAGAAAAACTTCAAAAGATGGATCAAAGATCGTAAAAGAAATGCTGTTAAGTTACGACAAAGAACTTTTAGACAAAAAAATAGAAGAACTAAAAGACTTGCCAGGTATAGTTGAAGTATTGGCTTTTATAAATGAGGGCAGGCTCAAAGTAGGCGATGATATTATGCTTGTTGTTGTAGCAGGCGACAGAAGGAGTAATGTTTTAAAACCGTTTGAGGATTTTATTGAATTTATAAAGAAAAACATTGTGAGAGAACAGGAATGA
- a CDS encoding KamA family radical SAM protein, which translates to MDFKDWHWQKRNSLKDVSSLGLNFVSTNDTLVTPYLLSLFQSDKIIKQFVETSKTDNAGLDDPLFEKEFTKSEGLIHRYPDRALLVVTNKCFANCRFCFRKSNWQNYDGFSLRKTIEYLNNHKEIREILISGGDPLTFEDESLASLIKAIKAIKHIALIRIATRALSVLPYRITNSFLEAIKPYKPIWFSIHINHPNEITKDFIEASNKIIDSGFPIVSQTVLLRDINNNTQTLKELFCKLVELRIKPYYLFGCDRAIGNERFRVKLEEALNIMESLRNNISGLCMPFFAFDVDDGGKVVLEPNRIVSKQGSIYKLKNFEGKEYIYEDAQY; encoded by the coding sequence ATGGATTTTAAAGATTGGCATTGGCAAAAAAGGAACTCTTTAAAAGATGTATCAAGCCTTGGCTTAAATTTTGTTAGTACAAATGATACGCTTGTTACACCGTATTTATTGAGTTTGTTTCAAAGCGATAAAATAATCAAACAGTTTGTAGAGACTTCAAAAACTGATAATGCTGGCTTAGATGATCCCCTTTTTGAAAAGGAATTCACAAAATCAGAAGGCTTGATTCACAGGTACCCTGATAGAGCTTTACTTGTGGTTACTAACAAGTGCTTTGCAAATTGCAGATTTTGCTTTAGAAAGAGTAACTGGCAAAATTACGATGGATTTAGCTTAAGAAAAACTATTGAGTACTTAAATAATCACAAAGAAATAAGAGAGATTTTGATTAGCGGTGGCGATCCACTAACTTTTGAGGATGAAAGTTTAGCTAGCTTAATTAAAGCAATCAAAGCTATAAAACATATAGCACTAATAAGAATCGCAACGCGTGCTTTGAGTGTTTTGCCATATAGAATAACCAATTCCTTTTTAGAAGCCATAAAGCCATATAAACCCATATGGTTTTCCATACACATAAACCACCCGAATGAAATTACTAAGGACTTTATTGAAGCTTCAAACAAAATTATAGATAGTGGGTTTCCCATTGTTTCTCAAACGGTTCTATTGCGTGATATAAACAATAATACTCAAACATTAAAAGAATTATTTTGTAAACTTGTTGAGTTACGCATAAAGCCGTATTATTTATTTGGTTGCGATCGAGCAATTGGCAATGAGCGCTTTAGGGTGAAATTAGAAGAAGCTTTGAACATAATGGAATCTTTGCGCAATAATATAAGCGGTTTGTGTATGCCTTTTTTTGCTTTCGATGTAGATGATGGCGGCAAAGTCGTACTTGAGCCAAATCGTATTGTTTCAAAACAAGGTAGCATATATAAGCTTAAAAATTTTGAAGGCAAGGAGTATATTTATGAAGATGCCCAGTATTGA
- a CDS encoding acyloxyacyl hydrolase codes for MKKILFVLLFLLSLSSVASARIIYNLGYGFGLLNTGNGFSKLDKQYYDYYKASVDFEHFYSKNFSLIAEPFVAYVNRPTSGVSFGVSGLLRYYFLNEATFRTFADGGLGVSYNTLQYKGQASKYLFMPQVGLGVEFNVGKSTKMFIEDRFIHMSCASLKEPNGAVNSNTLMIGIAF; via the coding sequence ATGAAAAAAATTTTGTTTGTTTTATTATTCTTGCTTTCATTAAGTAGTGTTGCAAGTGCTCGCATTATATATAATTTGGGTTATGGTTTTGGTTTGTTAAATACTGGGAATGGGTTTTCTAAGCTGGATAAACAATACTATGACTATTACAAGGCAAGCGTAGATTTTGAGCATTTTTACAGTAAAAATTTCAGTCTTATAGCAGAACCATTTGTTGCTTATGTAAATAGGCCTACAAGTGGTGTATCTTTTGGTGTAAGCGGGCTTTTAAGATATTACTTTTTAAATGAAGCTACATTTAGAACATTTGCAGATGGCGGTTTAGGCGTTTCATACAATACCTTGCAGTATAAAGGACAAGCATCAAAGTATTTGTTTATGCCTCAAGTAGGCTTGGGTGTTGAATTTAATGTTGGAAAGTCTACAAAGATGTTTATAGAAGATAGATTTATACATATGTCATGCGCTTCTTTAAAAGAGCCAAATGGTGCGGTTAACTCCAATACATTAATGATAGGCATTGCTTTTTGA
- a CDS encoding glycosyltransferase family 39 protein, whose protein sequence is MDTQKKKLIFYSLFIIICYFGLIWLMPYMDPDEARYVEIPREMMQLKHYIIPYLNYTVYLEKPPLYYWMNIIALKIFGFNDFAGRFWTVTISLLGIFLNYKFAKKVINKKTAFWSSLILASSLYYFLIGRLNLIDMTNAFFISMSTYCGYLFLKEHKKYFLYLMYAGMALGFLSKALIGIIFPFAILFLWSIFTKQFKSFFKLISPVGIIILLALCMPWIYMAGTQLSDFYYYFFLKQEFLRYLEPLEHTQPIWTFIPVVIFGFLPWIIFVFSLFKTYKATKFKDIEKNDLIFLLTFVGFIFVFYSLSQSKLVTYVAPLFFPAAIILGNLFSKIDTIDKKDKYINLALFSIFFIALVGFCFIQDVYMSKEKWFLLILPSAIALIILGVLPFIIKDAKKIFASLFFGMLIFYNLAIIPTASYTMYYKTTKPVALFVNKIYKKGDILASYKLYRQSFNYYTQKRTVQVDSINELGFGYRHLSPKGQEIWFPTIEQFKKVWDSDHKVILLIKTKEIPKFAYKHYFILLKEPYFSILSNKGRLD, encoded by the coding sequence ATGGATACACAAAAGAAAAAACTTATTTTTTATTCGCTATTTATCATTATTTGTTATTTTGGTTTGATTTGGCTTATGCCTTACATGGACCCAGATGAAGCAAGGTATGTAGAGATACCACGTGAGATGATGCAGCTTAAACATTACATCATACCATATTTAAATTATACGGTTTATTTAGAAAAACCGCCTTTATACTATTGGATGAATATTATAGCGTTAAAAATTTTTGGTTTTAATGATTTTGCTGGTAGGTTTTGGACAGTAACTATTTCACTGCTTGGAATTTTTTTGAATTACAAGTTTGCAAAAAAAGTCATTAATAAAAAAACGGCGTTTTGGTCATCTTTAATTTTGGCAAGCTCGCTTTACTATTTTTTAATTGGCAGACTAAACCTAATAGACATGACAAATGCATTCTTTATCTCAATGTCAACCTACTGTGGGTATCTTTTCTTAAAAGAACACAAAAAATATTTTTTATACCTTATGTATGCAGGCATGGCATTGGGATTTTTATCAAAAGCGCTAATTGGCATTATCTTTCCGTTTGCAATACTCTTTTTATGGTCTATTTTTACAAAGCAATTCAAAAGCTTTTTTAAGCTTATATCACCTGTCGGTATTATTATACTTTTGGCTTTATGTATGCCGTGGATTTATATGGCTGGAACACAATTGAGTGATTTTTATTACTACTTCTTCCTAAAACAGGAGTTTTTAAGATACCTTGAGCCTCTTGAGCATACACAGCCTATCTGGACGTTCATACCTGTTGTAATTTTTGGGTTTTTGCCATGGATTATATTTGTATTTAGTTTGTTTAAAACCTATAAAGCAACAAAATTCAAAGATATTGAAAAAAACGATTTAATTTTTCTGTTAACTTTTGTGGGATTTATATTTGTTTTTTATAGTTTATCTCAAAGTAAACTGGTGACTTATGTTGCACCATTGTTTTTCCCTGCAGCAATAATATTGGGTAATTTGTTTTCAAAAATTGATACCATAGACAAAAAAGACAAATATATAAATCTAGCTTTATTTAGCATTTTTTTTATCGCATTAGTTGGCTTTTGTTTTATACAAGATGTATATATGAGCAAAGAAAAATGGTTTTTACTAATTTTACCAAGCGCAATCGCATTAATTATACTTGGTGTGTTGCCATTTATTATAAAAGATGCAAAAAAAATCTTCGCTAGTTTGTTTTTTGGTATGCTCATTTTTTATAATCTTGCTATAATACCCACAGCAAGCTACACTATGTATTACAAAACCACAAAACCCGTCGCTTTATTTGTCAACAAAATATACAAAAAGGGCGATATTTTAGCTTCTTATAAGTTGTATAGGCAATCGTTTAACTATTACACACAAAAAAGAACAGTCCAGGTAGACAGTATTAATGAGCTTGGTTTCGGATACAGGCACTTATCGCCAAAAGGACAAGAAATCTGGTTTCCAACCATTGAACAATTTAAAAAAGTGTGGGATTCAGACCATAAGGTAATTTTACTTATTAAAACAAAAGAGATACCAAAATTCGCATACAAACACTACTTTATTTTGCTTAAAGAACCTTATTTTAGCATCTTATCCAACAAGGGGCGTTTAGATTAA